The Hypanus sabinus isolate sHypSab1 unplaced genomic scaffold, sHypSab1.hap1 scaffold_2958, whole genome shotgun sequence sequence GGAGGAGATGGAGGATAGGTAGGAtgaggggatgagggagaggggaggagggagaggagaggagggagaggatgaggggatggaggatgggtaggatgagggaggagatggaggatggtaggatgaggggaggaggggatgagggagaggggaggaggaaggggaggggggaatgggattgggggagcaaagggatgggggtgtggggaggggaggtggaaggggagggggaatgggattggaggagcaaagggatgggggtgtggggaggggaggtggaaggggagggggaatgagattggaggagcaaagggatgggggtgtgggggaggggaggtggaaggggaggggggaatgggattgggggagcaaagggatggggggtgtggggaggggaggtggaaggggaggggggaatgggattggaggagcaaagggatgggggtttgggagaggggaggtggaaggggaggggggaatgggattgggggagcaaagggatgggggtttgggagaggggaggtggaaggggaggagggaatgggattggtggagcaaagggatgggggtgtggggaggggaggtggaaggggaggagggaatgggATTGGGGGACcaaagggatgggggtgtggggagggtaggtgtaaggggaggagggaatgggattgggggagcaaagggatgggggtgtgggacaggggaggtggaaggggaggggggaatgggattggaggagcaaagggatgggggtgtggggaggggaggtggaaggggaggagggaatgggattggaggagcaaagggatgggggtgtgggacaggggggtgtggggaggggaggagggaatgggattggaggagc is a genomic window containing:
- the LOC132388313 gene encoding uncharacterized protein LOC132388313, with amino-acid sequence MRGWRMGRMREEMEDGRMRGGGDEGEGRRKGRGEWDWGSKGMGVWGGEVEGEGEWDWRSKGMGVWGGEGGMGLEEQRDGGLGEGRWKGRGEWDWGSKGMGVWERGGGRGGGNGIGGAKGWGCGEGRREWDWGSKGMGVWDRGGGRGGGNGIGGAKGWGCGEGRWKGRREWDWRSKGMGVWDRGVWGGEEGMGLEEQRDGGVERGRWKGRREWDWRSKGMGVWDRGGGRGGGNGIGGAKGMGVWRGEVEGEGGRIECGGMGEKDGVDGWWTREMERWKCGRWKGRDMEMWEREGKEKGKREEGKVRREM